From Desmodus rotundus isolate HL8 chromosome 12, HLdesRot8A.1, whole genome shotgun sequence, one genomic window encodes:
- the LOC112313900 gene encoding olfactory receptor 6Z7 isoform X2 translates to MGMSQEPGNMTRVQEFILLGLSTRPEVRDVLFAVFLTLYLVTLLENSLIIHLIRIHSDLHKPMYFFLGNLSCLEVSYVSVTMPSLLTGLWSGPGPVPFTACMTQLFFFISLICTECTLLASMAYDRYVAICHPLHYPLLMRPQVCLALALSSWLGGLLVSVVKTSCIASLSYCGPNVINHFFCDVSPLLNLSCTHVALTELVDFISAIIILWGSLLVATASYVAIGRAMLSMPSAAARRKAFSTCASHLVVVGIFYSATLFIYARPSRMEAMDLNKILSVIYTVVTPMCNPVIYCLRNKAVQAALHRTLHWSRG, encoded by the coding sequence ATGGGGATGTCCCAGGAGCCGGGAAACATGACCAGAGTACAAGAATTCATCTTGCTGGGTTTGTCCACGAGGCCAGAGGTAAGGGATGTCCTGTTTGCTGTCTTCCTGACTCTCTACCTGGTGACCCTGCTGGAGAACAGCCTCATCATCCACCTCATCCGCATTCACAGTGATCTCCACaagcccatgtacttcttcctgggCAACCTGAGCTGCCTGGAGGTAAGCTACGTGTCAGTGACCATGCCCAGCCTGCTCACGGGGCTGTGGAGTGGACCCGGCCCCGTGCCCTTCACAGCCTGCATGACCcaactcttcttcttcatctccctCATCTGTACTGAGTGCACCCTCCTGGCCTCTATGGCCTATGATCGCTATGTTGCCATCTGCCACCCACTGCACTACCCACTGCTCATGAGGCCCCAGGTCTGCCTGGCCTTGGCCTTGTCCTCATGGCTTGGTGGGCTGCTGGTCTCGGTGGTCAAGACATCATGCATCGCTAGCCTGTCCTACTGTGGCCCCAATGTCATCAACCATTTCTTCTGTGATGTCTCCCCTCTGCTCAACCTGTCCTGCACCCACGTGGCCCTGACAGAACTGGTGGACTTCATCTCCGCCATCATCATCCTCTGGGGTTCCCTCCTTGTGGCCACAGCCTCCTATGTGGCCATCGGTAGGGCCATGCTGAGTATGCCATCGGCTGCTGCCCGCCGCaaagccttctccacctgtgcctcccacctggtggtggtggggatctTCTACTCAGCCACTCTCTTCATCTACGCCCGTCCAAGCCGCATGGAAGCTATGGATCTAAACAAGATTCTGTCTGTCATCTACACGGTGGTCACACCCATGTGCAACCCTGTCATCTACTGTCTGAGGAACAAGGCAGTCCAGGCAGCTCTCCACAGAACCCTGCACTGGTCCCGAGGCTGA
- the LOC128779778 gene encoding olfactory receptor 6Z7-like isoform X1, with product MTEASGSVPENSVLEQMVRSLRHCPDILKKKGVQLYPFGETHLTQAIEMGMSQEPGNMTRVQEFILLGLSTRPEVRDVLFAVFLTLYLVTLLENSLIIHLIRIHSDLHKPMYFFLGNLSCLEVSYVSVTMPSLLTGLWSGPGPVPFTACMTQLFFFISLICTECTLLASMAYDRYVAICHPLHYPLLMRPQVCLALALSSWLGGLLVSVVKTSCIASLSYCGPNVINHFFCDVSPLLNLSCTHVALTELVDFISAIIILWGSLLVATASYVAIGRAMLSMPSAAARRKAFSTCASHLVVVGIFYSATLFIYARPSRMEAMDLNKILSVIYTVITPMCNPVIYCLRNKAVQAALHRTLHWSRG from the exons ATGACTGAGGCCTCTGGCTCTGTTCCTGAAAATTCTGTCCTGGAGCAAATGGTCAGGTCATTGAGGCACTGCCCGGACATCCTGAAGAAGAAAGGAGTCCAGCTGTATCCATTCGGAGAGACCCATCTTACTCAAGCTATTGAG ATGGGGATGTCCCAGGAGCCGGGAAACATGACCAGAGTACAAGAATTCATCTTGCTGGGTTTGTCCACGAGGCCAGAGGTAAGGGATGTCCTGTTTGCTGTCTTCCTGACTCTCTACCTGGTGACCCTGCTGGAGAACAGCCTCATCATCCACCTCATCCGCATTCACAGTGATCTCCACaagcccatgtacttcttcctgggCAACCTGAGCTGCCTGGAGGTAAGCTACGTGTCAGTGACCATGCCCAGCCTGCTCACGGGGCTGTGGAGTGGACCCGGCCCCGTGCCCTTCACAGCCTGCATGACCcaactcttcttcttcatctccctCATCTGTACTGAGTGCACCCTCCTGGCCTCTATGGCCTATGATCGCTATGTTGCCATCTGCCACCCACTGCACTACCCACTGCTCATGAGGCCCCAGGTCTGCCTGGCCTTGGCCTTGTCCTCATGGCTTGGTGGGCTGCTGGTCTCGGTGGTCAAGACATCATGCATCGCTAGCCTGTCCTACTGTGGCCCCAATGTCATCAACCATTTCTTCTGTGATGTCTCCCCTCTGCTCAACCTGTCCTGCACCCACGTGGCCCTGACAGAACTGGTGGACTTCATCTCCGCCATCATCATCCTCTGGGGTTCCCTCCTTGTGGCCACAGCCTCCTATGTGGCCATCGGTAGGGCCATGCTGAGTATGCCATCGGCTGCTGCCCGCCGCaaagccttctccacctgtgcctcccacctggtggtggtggggatctTCTACTCAGCCACTCTCTTCATCTACGCCCGTCCAAGCCGCATGGAAGCTATGGATCTAAACAAGATTCTGTCTGTCATCTACACGGTGATCACACCCATGTGCAACCCTGTCATCTACTGTCTGAGGAACAAGGCAGTCCAGGCAGCTCTCCACAGAACCCTGCACTGGTCCCGAGGCTGA
- the LOC128779778 gene encoding olfactory receptor 6Z7-like isoform X2 produces the protein MGMSQEPGNMTRVQEFILLGLSTRPEVRDVLFAVFLTLYLVTLLENSLIIHLIRIHSDLHKPMYFFLGNLSCLEVSYVSVTMPSLLTGLWSGPGPVPFTACMTQLFFFISLICTECTLLASMAYDRYVAICHPLHYPLLMRPQVCLALALSSWLGGLLVSVVKTSCIASLSYCGPNVINHFFCDVSPLLNLSCTHVALTELVDFISAIIILWGSLLVATASYVAIGRAMLSMPSAAARRKAFSTCASHLVVVGIFYSATLFIYARPSRMEAMDLNKILSVIYTVITPMCNPVIYCLRNKAVQAALHRTLHWSRG, from the coding sequence ATGGGGATGTCCCAGGAGCCGGGAAACATGACCAGAGTACAAGAATTCATCTTGCTGGGTTTGTCCACGAGGCCAGAGGTAAGGGATGTCCTGTTTGCTGTCTTCCTGACTCTCTACCTGGTGACCCTGCTGGAGAACAGCCTCATCATCCACCTCATCCGCATTCACAGTGATCTCCACaagcccatgtacttcttcctgggCAACCTGAGCTGCCTGGAGGTAAGCTACGTGTCAGTGACCATGCCCAGCCTGCTCACGGGGCTGTGGAGTGGACCCGGCCCCGTGCCCTTCACAGCCTGCATGACCcaactcttcttcttcatctccctCATCTGTACTGAGTGCACCCTCCTGGCCTCTATGGCCTATGATCGCTATGTTGCCATCTGCCACCCACTGCACTACCCACTGCTCATGAGGCCCCAGGTCTGCCTGGCCTTGGCCTTGTCCTCATGGCTTGGTGGGCTGCTGGTCTCGGTGGTCAAGACATCATGCATCGCTAGCCTGTCCTACTGTGGCCCCAATGTCATCAACCATTTCTTCTGTGATGTCTCCCCTCTGCTCAACCTGTCCTGCACCCACGTGGCCCTGACAGAACTGGTGGACTTCATCTCCGCCATCATCATCCTCTGGGGTTCCCTCCTTGTGGCCACAGCCTCCTATGTGGCCATCGGTAGGGCCATGCTGAGTATGCCATCGGCTGCTGCCCGCCGCaaagccttctccacctgtgcctcccacctggtggtggtggggatctTCTACTCAGCCACTCTCTTCATCTACGCCCGTCCAAGCCGCATGGAAGCTATGGATCTAAACAAGATTCTGTCTGTCATCTACACGGTGATCACACCCATGTGCAACCCTGTCATCTACTGTCTGAGGAACAAGGCAGTCCAGGCAGCTCTCCACAGAACCCTGCACTGGTCCCGAGGCTGA